ACCTCGACTGCGAGGACGGCGACGAGAGCGGCGACGGCGACGACGGCCGCCGCGAAAAAGCCCGCGACGAGGTGTTTGAGAACAACGCGGAGACGACCGGAGGAGGACCGCTCCCACGAGACGACCCGCGGGGGAGAGTCGGGGGAGGTGGCCATATCGACCGGGTTTCCGGCGCGAGAAGTTAACAGTTAGTCGGTCGAACGGTCCGGCGAGACGGCCGCGGCGTCACCGCCACCACTCGCTTCGGCGTTCCTCGTAGGTGGCGTCGCGGAACGGCGGCGGTTTCTCCGCGTCGTCTTCCATGCCGAGAGCGTACGCCAACCAGTAGCCGACGTGCCATCCGACGGCGTCGGTGTCCGTGTCCGCCGCGAGTGCGATTTCGACGCCAGCGTACGTCTCGACTGCCCCGTCGCCGTCGGGGTCCCACCCGGTCGTGCCGGCGCAGGACGCCGCCTCCGCCGAACACGGGGTGTCCTCTGCGACTCTGACTGTCACTTCGGCGTTCGAGGGGTCGCCGACGAACCGAAAGGAGACGTTGTCGGGGACGCCCGGCGGCGCGCCCTCGTAGTAGTCGAGGGCGCGTTCGACCTGATTTCGGACCGCCTCGGGGTTCTCCGCGCCGGACGCATCGAGGTAGACGGTGAACTCCCCGTCGTCCCACGGGAACTCGCGTTCGGTCGCGTCGAGTTGCGATTCGGTGTACAGCACGGACGCACTCCGCATCACGTCCTCGGGGGCGTCCTCGTGGGTCAGGCCGAGCGTGTGCCCGAACTCGTGTTTCAAAACGAGAGCCGTCGACTGGTCCGAGAAGCCGGTCCGAATCGACACCTGCACCGGGCGCTGAATCTGGCCGCTATGTTGGATGAGTGGCGCGCATCCTGCCGCCTCCGCGGCGTTCTCGCAGTCGTCGACGCTCTCGACGAACCGGACGGCGACGTCGGGGTCCGCGGCGTCGGGTCGAACGACGTACTCGACGGGGTAGCCCGCGTATCGTTCGGCGTTCTCCTCCCAGTAGGCCGCCGCCTCGCGGACCAACGGAGCCCAGTTTCGGTCCGTGCCCGTCGGGTCGCGAACGGCGACGACTATCGGTTCTTGGCCCCACGGACTCGTCCGGTCCGAACGCGCAGTCGGCGTCTGCGACGAGGCCACTGCCGTCGGGTCGCCCGAGGAGTCAGTTCGGGTCTGTGAGACCGCGGTCCCGTCGCCCGCGTCGTCGTCCGCGCCGAACGGCCCGTCGGACGGAACCTCCACGGGGACGGCGCACCCGGCGAGGACGACGAGTATCGCCACGGAGACTGCCCGGACAGAGACGACAGACATCGTTGAAATGGTGAAAGTCGGGGGGAGACAAGAACGTTCGCCTCGCGTCCGGCCTCACCCGTGGTCGCCCGATTCCGACTCGGGGTCGATGCCCGCGAGACGGAGCGCGTTCGTCGTCACCCCGAGACTCATGCCCATGTCGCCGACGACGATGGCGAACGCGACGCTGACGAGTCCGAGGGGCGCGCCGACGGCGAGGACGGCCTTCACCGCGAGCGACGACCAGACGTTCTGCTCTATGATGCCCGTCGTCTTCCGCGAGAGGGTGACGAGGTAGGGCAGACGCGTCAGGTCGTCCGAGAGGAGAGCCACGTCGGCCGTCTCCAACGCGGTGTCGGTTCCGGCCGCACCCATCGCGATGCCGACGGTGGCGGCGGCGAGGGCGGGGGCGTCGTTGACGCCGTCGCCGACCATCGCGACGCCGCCGTCGGCTTCGAGTTCGCGCACCGCATCGACTTTCTCCTCGGGGAGGAGGTCGGCGCGCACCTCGTCGACGCCGAGGCGTTCGCCGATGACCGCGGCGGTTCGCTCGTTGTCGCCGGTGAGCATCACGACGCGTTCGATGCCGAGTTCGCGGAGGCGCGAGACGGTCCACGCCGCCTCCGGGCGGACGGTGTCCGCGACGGCGACGACGCCCTCTAACTCGGTGTCCGTGCCGACGAGGACCACCGACTTCCCCTCCGACTGCAGGCGCGGGACGACTTCGTTCGCCAAGTCCACGTACGACCCGTGTTCGCAGTCGCGGGCGGCCGCCTCGGGCGCGAGGCCGCCGTCGGTCCGGACGTGGGTGTGTTCGAGGTCGAATCCGAGTTCGGCGAACAGCGACGGCTTACCGGCGTAGTGGGTCTCTCCGTCCAACTCCGCGCGGACGCCCTTCCCGGTGAGCGCCTCGAATCCCTCCACCTCGCGGTTCGGGACCGCTCCGTCTTCGGCGCGGGCGACGATGGCTTTCGCGATGGGGTGTTCGCTCCGCGCTTCGAGGGCGGCGGCGCACCCGAGGAGTTCGGCCTCCGAGGTGCCGTTGACGGGAACCACGTCGGTGACGCCGAGTTCGCCCGTCGTGAGCGTCCCCGTCTTGTCGACGGCGACGGTGTCTACGTCGGTCATCGCTTCGAGGTACGTCCCGCCTTTCACGAGGACGCCGTTGCGCGCCGCCGAGGTGATGCCCGAGACGACGGAGACGGGCGTCGAGATGACGAACGCGCAGGGACACGCCACGACGAGGAGCGTCAGAGCGCGGACGAACCACACCCGCCAATCGCCGACGAAGGTGGCGGAGTACCCCGCCGCACCGACCGAGACGGGGTCTGAGACGAGAAGTGGCGGCACCGTCGCGGTCAGTATCGCGCCGACGACGATGACGGGCGTGTAGTAGCGAGCGAAGCGGTCGATGAACTGCTCGGACTCCGTCTTCTCGCGGTTGGCCTCCTCGACCATATCGACGACTTGCGAGAGCGTCGAGTCGCCCGCAGAGGCCGTCGTCTCTATTTCGAGGTAGCCCTCCTCGACGATGCTGCCCGCGTACGCCTCGTCGCCGGGCGAGAGGTCCACGGGGACGGACTCGCCGGTGATGGGCGATTCGTCCACGGCGGATTCGCCCTCGGTGACGACGCCGTCCAACGGGACGCGTTCGCCCGGGCGGACGAGAACCGTCTCGCCGACGGCCACGTCCTCGGCGGCGACGACGACTTCCTCTCCCCCGCGTCGGACCGTCGCCGTGTCGGGCGACAGTTCCATCAGTTCGCGCAGGGAGTTGCGCGCGCGGTCCATCGAGAAGCGTTCGAGCAACTCCGCGACGCTGAACAGGACCGCAAGCGTCGCCGCCTCGAACGGCATGTTGACCGCTATCGCGCCGACGATGCCAGCCGACATCAGCAGGTCGATGTCGAGGTTGAGATTCCGAACCGAGTAGTAGCCGTTCCGCAGAACCGGCACGCCCGCGGCGGCGACGGCGACGGCGTAGGCCACCCACGCGACGGATATCTCGTAGCCGAGAGGTGCCGCGAGGACGGCGTCGAAGCCCGTGAAGACGAACTCCAGCGCCAGTCCCACGACGAGGAACGCCGCGCCCGTCCACGTCTTCAACGCGCGCGGACTCGTCCAGACGTCGCGCGACTCGCCGGCGTCCGCGTCGTCGTCGACGACGTCGTAGCCCGCGCCCTCGATGGCGGCGACGAGGCGTCCGCGCGAGGTCACGTCGGGGTCGAAGGAGGCGGCGACTTCCCCGAGGGTCGGTTGGGTGTCCACGTCACCGACGCCCTCGACGGACCGAAGCGC
The genomic region above belongs to Halopelagius inordinatus and contains:
- a CDS encoding matrixin family metalloprotease, coding for MSVVSVRAVSVAILVVLAGCAVPVEVPSDGPFGADDDAGDGTAVSQTRTDSSGDPTAVASSQTPTARSDRTSPWGQEPIVVAVRDPTGTDRNWAPLVREAAAYWEENAERYAGYPVEYVVRPDAADPDVAVRFVESVDDCENAAEAAGCAPLIQHSGQIQRPVQVSIRTGFSDQSTALVLKHEFGHTLGLTHEDAPEDVMRSASVLYTESQLDATEREFPWDDGEFTVYLDASGAENPEAVRNQVERALDYYEGAPPGVPDNVSFRFVGDPSNAEVTVRVAEDTPCSAEAASCAGTTGWDPDGDGAVETYAGVEIALAADTDTDAVGWHVGYWLAYALGMEDDAEKPPPFRDATYEERRSEWWR
- a CDS encoding heavy metal translocating P-type ATPase — protein: MSRDDEHRGHDHDSPEGECGSGDDCGCDADGPTAEREAGASAAETDEVTETPADGGGVETLRLSVPEMDCASCAEKVETSVRADAGVRDVDPQPTTGTLYVDYDPGETTTDGVRERVEAAGYSVLGEETATFDVPDMDCASCAGKVESALRSVEGVGDVDTQPTLGEVAASFDPDVTSRGRLVAAIEGAGYDVVDDDADAGESRDVWTSPRALKTWTGAAFLVVGLALEFVFTGFDAVLAAPLGYEISVAWVAYAVAVAAAGVPVLRNGYYSVRNLNLDIDLLMSAGIVGAIAVNMPFEAATLAVLFSVAELLERFSMDRARNSLRELMELSPDTATVRRGGEEVVVAAEDVAVGETVLVRPGERVPLDGVVTEGESAVDESPITGESVPVDLSPGDEAYAGSIVEEGYLEIETTASAGDSTLSQVVDMVEEANREKTESEQFIDRFARYYTPVIVVGAILTATVPPLLVSDPVSVGAAGYSATFVGDWRVWFVRALTLLVVACPCAFVISTPVSVVSGITSAARNGVLVKGGTYLEAMTDVDTVAVDKTGTLTTGELGVTDVVPVNGTSEAELLGCAAALEARSEHPIAKAIVARAEDGAVPNREVEGFEALTGKGVRAELDGETHYAGKPSLFAELGFDLEHTHVRTDGGLAPEAAARDCEHGSYVDLANEVVPRLQSEGKSVVLVGTDTELEGVVAVADTVRPEAAWTVSRLRELGIERVVMLTGDNERTAAVIGERLGVDEVRADLLPEEKVDAVRELEADGGVAMVGDGVNDAPALAAATVGIAMGAAGTDTALETADVALLSDDLTRLPYLVTLSRKTTGIIEQNVWSSLAVKAVLAVGAPLGLVSVAFAIVVGDMGMSLGVTTNALRLAGIDPESESGDHG